One genomic region from Candidatus Bathyarchaeia archaeon encodes:
- a CDS encoding 2-hydroxyacyl-CoA dehydratase family protein, whose amino-acid sequence MKNSSDKKYSIEISQKEAEEIRNAIKAASLKVMDEYIERMKKSWPNRPEAMQYFYDIAKFFGTREREIQEAKEEGKKVIGYTCMLAPIELILAADAIPVRVSSGFYDPVKLGNRIVPVEVCPVVRSTIGVEMIGLSPYLKLSDALITPLTCDGMTKLSEILSDSKPVWTLYPPRLKDSEQSMFFWREELRTLKAKIEKLTRTKITAKKLKAAIEIMHKATRAFRRLQEIRKDAPVIMGRDAMLVNQTSMWDDIKRWTEKTEELCNELERRIREKVWACPPDTPRVMIAGSPAIWPDNWKLPNLVEEASPQGVIVADELCSGDRFLFDPVGVDEWTMDDMFKAVAERYLLPSTCPCFTSEDGNKDRVNWLTARIEERRVDGVIYHVFRGCMLYAMEYMRIKRVLDKINVPVYYLDTDYTREDVGQIKTRVEAFLEMLKSRVEF is encoded by the coding sequence GTGAAGAATTCCAGCGACAAAAAGTACAGCATTGAAATCTCCCAGAAGGAGGCTGAAGAGATTAGAAACGCCATCAAAGCAGCATCCCTGAAAGTTATGGATGAATACATCGAGCGGATGAAAAAATCATGGCCGAACAGACCAGAAGCCATGCAATATTTCTACGACATTGCCAAATTTTTCGGCACCCGCGAGAGGGAGATTCAAGAGGCAAAAGAAGAAGGAAAGAAGGTTATAGGTTACACATGCATGTTGGCGCCCATCGAGCTGATTTTAGCCGCAGACGCCATTCCAGTTCGCGTTAGCTCTGGATTTTATGACCCTGTGAAGCTTGGAAACAGAATAGTGCCCGTGGAAGTCTGCCCAGTTGTGCGGTCCACCATAGGTGTGGAAATGATTGGTTTATCACCCTACCTTAAGTTAAGCGATGCATTAATAACCCCGCTTACATGCGATGGCATGACCAAGTTAAGCGAAATTTTAAGCGACAGCAAGCCAGTCTGGACCTTGTATCCTCCACGCTTGAAAGATTCCGAGCAGTCCATGTTTTTCTGGAGAGAAGAACTTAGGACGCTTAAAGCTAAAATTGAGAAGTTAACCAGAACAAAAATAACAGCCAAAAAGTTGAAAGCAGCCATAGAAATTATGCACAAGGCAACCCGCGCCTTCAGAAGGCTTCAGGAAATACGCAAAGATGCTCCAGTGATAATGGGCAGAGACGCCATGCTGGTTAACCAAACAAGCATGTGGGATGACATAAAAAGGTGGACGGAGAAAACTGAAGAGCTATGCAATGAACTTGAAAGAAGAATACGGGAAAAGGTTTGGGCATGCCCACCGGATACTCCAAGAGTTATGATTGCTGGCTCACCAGCCATATGGCCTGACAACTGGAAGCTTCCAAATCTCGTTGAAGAAGCCAGCCCCCAAGGGGTTATTGTTGCCGACGAGCTTTGCTCCGGAGACCGTTTCCTCTTCGACCCTGTAGGCGTGGACGAGTGGACTATGGATGACATGTTCAAAGCAGTAGCTGAAAGATACCTGCTTCCTTCCACATGTCCATGCTTTACTTCTGAGGATGGAAACAAAGATAGAGTTAATTGGTTAACGGCGAGAATTGAAGAGCGACGGGTTGACGGAGTGATTTACCACGTTTTTAGAGGATGCATGTTGTACGCCATGGAGTACATGCGGATAAAAAGGGTTCTTGACAAAATAAACGTGCCCGTCTACTACCTTGACACAGACTACACGAGGGAGGATGTTGGACAGATTAAAACGAGGGTTGAAGCTTTCTTAGAAATGTTAAAATCAAGGGTTGAATTCTGA
- a CDS encoding GNAT family N-acetyltransferase, with protein MTLSLTIVDARFHMFKDEDFWMLAEIESHPDVMRWNIEPHKGDKAEMYRAFKEVVEKLQVEKDKIFLVGKYNGKVVGFVGVRSKNEGLKHVGEVGISVHPNHWGKGFGTSLLKAAVEKAKAEGFTKLELETIASNNAMLRIAQKVGFKVKNVGKRDALDIIFMELTLSNH; from the coding sequence TTGACTTTGTCCTTAACAATAGTAGATGCAAGATTTCACATGTTTAAGGATGAGGATTTCTGGATGCTTGCTGAGATTGAGTCCCATCCGGACGTTATGCGTTGGAACATTGAACCCCATAAAGGCGACAAGGCTGAAATGTATCGTGCTTTTAAAGAAGTTGTTGAAAAGCTTCAAGTTGAGAAGGATAAAATATTTCTTGTTGGGAAGTACAACGGCAAGGTTGTTGGTTTTGTCGGAGTGCGTTCTAAAAATGAAGGCTTAAAGCATGTTGGAGAAGTTGGCATTTCTGTTCATCCAAACCATTGGGGAAAAGGATTTGGAACAAGCCTATTAAAGGCGGCTGTTGAAAAGGCTAAGGCTGAAGGATTCACCAAACTTGAACTAGAAACAATTGCCTCAAACAATGCCATGTTAAGGATAGCTCAAAAAGTCGGGTTTAAAGTTAAAAATGTTGGAAAAAGAGATGCTTTGGACATAATCTTTATGGAATTAACCCTCTCTAATCACTAA
- a CDS encoding acyl-CoA dehydratase activase, with amino-acid sequence MIVAGLDMGVQNVKVVLLKDGEILSHGMVPSGFEPEKAVEQAFQEALKKAGIACSDIKYVAATGVGVELAPRVDCKISVVSADAKAAVYMYPSARTVIDVGAEESRVIKCDEKGVVLDFALNERCAAGAGAFLEAMARALEVKLEDMGKLSLKAKGTTSISATCVIFGESDVVSLIHKQEPKHEIARAIYDALAERIVSMVHRVGLKPDVVLVGGVAKDIGFAAALKRKLETEILIPKNPEYAGALGAALYAMENLGGSRK; translated from the coding sequence ATGATTGTTGCAGGCTTAGACATGGGGGTGCAAAACGTAAAGGTCGTCCTATTAAAGGACGGTGAAATCCTATCCCACGGAATGGTCCCTTCAGGTTTTGAACCTGAAAAGGCTGTGGAGCAAGCTTTCCAAGAAGCATTGAAAAAGGCTGGAATAGCCTGCAGCGACATAAAATATGTTGCGGCCACTGGTGTCGGGGTGGAACTTGCTCCCCGTGTTGACTGCAAGATAAGTGTTGTATCCGCCGATGCTAAAGCAGCGGTTTACATGTATCCCTCGGCAAGAACAGTTATTGATGTGGGAGCTGAAGAGTCAAGAGTCATAAAATGTGATGAGAAGGGAGTGGTTTTAGACTTCGCCTTAAATGAGAGGTGCGCCGCTGGCGCTGGCGCCTTCCTTGAAGCTATGGCAAGAGCCCTCGAAGTGAAACTTGAGGATATGGGGAAGCTTTCCCTAAAGGCTAAGGGGACAACGTCCATAAGCGCTACATGTGTAATCTTCGGCGAGTCAGACGTAGTGAGCCTAATCCATAAACAAGAGCCTAAACACGAGATTGCTCGAGCCATATATGACGCCTTAGCCGAAAGAATAGTTTCAATGGTTCATAGGGTGGGCTTAAAACCCGACGTCGTGCTTGTGGGAGGAGTAGCCAAAGACATCGGATTCGCCGCCGCTTTAAAACGGAAGTTGGAAACGGAAATTCTAATACCTAAAAACCCCGAGTATGCTGGAGCGCTTGGCGCCGCCCTTTACGCCATGGAAAATCTTGGAGGCAGCCGAAAATGA
- a CDS encoding DUF6364 family protein, with product MSRVKLTITLNGTVLSKAKIVADQKHIPLSRLIENFLQFVVNPYVYCFKCGERFDSSEAKICVKCSWMICPKCGACGCGLPEETVAAVFHMRRVYEDLLAGKVKK from the coding sequence ATGTCTAGGGTTAAACTTACGATAACTCTGAATGGAACTGTGTTAAGTAAAGCAAAAATAGTTGCGGATCAAAAACACATTCCCCTTTCGAGGCTTATTGAAAACTTTTTGCAGTTTGTGGTTAATCCATATGTTTATTGCTTCAAGTGTGGGGAGCGCTTTGACTCTTCTGAAGCTAAAATTTGTGTAAAATGTAGTTGGATGATATGTCCCAAGTGTGGCGCTTGTGGCTGTGGATTGCCTGAAGAGACTGTTGCAGCTGTATTTCATATGAGACGTGTTTATGAGGACTTGCTGGCAGGAAAGGTGAAAAAATGA
- a CDS encoding 4Fe-4S binding protein, protein MWLEVLSEILKLTIFAGLALAGILAILIWKKDLKTKVSYLRFFVQATAMTAFFFIFSYTTQLLLILVVIFALSIFFGRFFCGWLCPFALYLDLVAAVRKAFKIRYWNFPDKLNKFLNRFRYALLIFFIALPFMLEKIEPWQWSLAKFLIGPFKLVSVLLGPVEPLVIPWESSLKLYNINLSYPYASVIAFYSGENLALIAISIFIAITLASSFVVRRFWCRFCPTGVSFAVLNRFKIFRWIPLLRLNKVEEKCTKCGICKRVCPAQVTDVYEVKGGDITTSMCMLCLRCVEMCPYEDCLKLNMAGKTLFKSRNWLEPSKIE, encoded by the coding sequence ATGTGGCTGGAAGTTTTAAGCGAAATCCTCAAGTTAACAATTTTTGCAGGACTTGCTTTGGCTGGTATACTCGCCATTCTAATATGGAAAAAGGATTTAAAAACAAAAGTAAGCTACCTTCGATTTTTCGTTCAAGCAACCGCTATGACAGCCTTCTTCTTCATATTCTCCTACACAACACAGCTTCTCCTAATACTTGTTGTAATTTTCGCTCTCTCCATATTTTTTGGAAGATTTTTCTGCGGATGGCTTTGCCCTTTCGCCTTATACCTAGATTTGGTTGCCGCTGTTCGAAAAGCCTTCAAAATACGCTATTGGAACTTTCCGGATAAGCTCAACAAATTTCTAAACAGGTTTAGATATGCGCTTCTAATATTCTTTATAGCTTTGCCGTTCATGCTTGAAAAAATAGAGCCTTGGCAATGGTCCCTAGCCAAATTTCTAATTGGGCCCTTCAAGCTCGTATCCGTTCTTTTAGGGCCTGTGGAGCCTCTGGTCATACCGTGGGAAAGCAGCCTAAAACTTTACAACATAAACCTAAGCTATCCGTATGCTTCAGTAATCGCATTTTATTCTGGTGAAAACCTAGCCCTCATCGCCATTTCGATTTTTATTGCAATAACATTGGCAAGCTCTTTTGTGGTGAGACGTTTCTGGTGCCGCTTTTGCCCAACTGGCGTTTCCTTCGCCGTTTTAAATCGGTTTAAAATTTTCCGGTGGATCCCGCTTCTCCGTTTAAACAAGGTGGAGGAAAAGTGCACTAAATGCGGAATCTGCAAAAGAGTCTGTCCAGCACAGGTCACAGACGTCTACGAAGTGAAAGGCGGAGACATAACTACTTCTATGTGTATGCTTTGTTTACGATGTGTTGAAATGTGCCCATATGAAGACTGCCTAAAACTGAACATGGCTGGCAAAACCCTTTTTAAGTCGCGAAACTGGTTAGAACCTTCAAAAATTGAATGA
- the dpdA gene encoding tRNA-guanine transglycosylase DpdA, which translates to MKYFIPEWDDRVDPGYDFILDKHSAQHDSDPFSDHYMWEIFGLENVPFDGVLVSRVKVEENKIKKRRIEELGIHKFLRLPPNFPVLGDCGAFGYVNEQVPRYDPIEILDYYQKLGFNIGVTVDHLVVPKYAEQKDFRMKITYENGLKAFYEWKKRYAENFLLLCAVQGWDVQDYIKMMKSYQNHGVENFGIGGLARKPTTFIVDLINRIVEEIKSSGKVPNQMHFFGLARISLFPHFKKLEDLGVQVTFDSASFLRRAWLSAQNNYMTLDGKGYAAIRIPQIGENSGLRGERKLKDTYNISELKLLEKECLEKMRLYDKGQCDIESLMSALEKFDKATKQNRFPILREHYLETLKDTPWKKCSCPICQKIGVEVIIFRGNNRNRRRGFHNTWIFYQIFKNPNRWFVRLGIEHELPEIDLLNLKKGERVLVITSCTKEKLGYTSKVKAPAKNMYRGLLFKLVKEFCEANNFDYVIISAKYGLLFPDEEIEGYEKVLKTRKDVDVIRPIVEERLKKILDKYEKVVVIAGTNYLKTLENVLDDRFYQVKGRGYGDICSKVKKALDTVLTKKNLRIYLCFFNNKISWG; encoded by the coding sequence ATGAAGTATTTTATCCCAGAGTGGGATGACAGAGTAGATCCAGGTTATGATTTTATACTTGATAAGCACTCAGCCCAGCATGATTCTGATCCATTTAGTGATCATTATATGTGGGAAATTTTTGGTTTGGAAAATGTTCCGTTTGACGGAGTTTTAGTTTCAAGGGTTAAGGTGGAAGAAAATAAAATTAAGAAAAGGAGAATCGAGGAGCTTGGCATTCATAAATTTTTGAGACTTCCGCCAAACTTTCCCGTCCTCGGTGATTGTGGAGCATTCGGCTACGTAAATGAGCAAGTTCCAAGATACGATCCCATTGAAATTCTGGATTATTATCAAAAGCTTGGCTTCAATATCGGTGTAACAGTGGACCACTTAGTTGTGCCAAAATACGCTGAGCAAAAGGATTTCCGCATGAAAATAACCTACGAAAATGGGTTAAAGGCGTTTTATGAATGGAAGAAAAGGTATGCTGAGAATTTCCTGCTCTTGTGTGCAGTTCAAGGGTGGGATGTTCAAGACTACATTAAAATGATGAAGAGTTATCAGAACCACGGTGTAGAAAACTTTGGAATAGGGGGGCTTGCCAGAAAACCCACCACCTTCATCGTGGATTTAATTAACAGGATTGTTGAAGAAATAAAAAGTTCCGGTAAAGTTCCAAATCAAATGCATTTCTTTGGGTTGGCAAGAATTTCGCTGTTTCCCCACTTCAAAAAGCTTGAGGACCTAGGTGTCCAGGTTACTTTTGACTCTGCAAGTTTCCTGCGGAGGGCTTGGCTTTCTGCACAAAACAACTACATGACTTTGGATGGAAAAGGATACGCCGCCATAAGGATACCCCAGATAGGTGAAAATTCAGGCCTACGGGGAGAGAGAAAGTTAAAGGACACCTATAACATTTCTGAGTTAAAACTGTTAGAAAAAGAATGTTTAGAGAAGATGAGGCTATATGATAAAGGGCAATGCGACATAGAATCGTTGATGTCGGCTTTAGAAAAATTTGATAAAGCCACAAAACAAAACAGGTTTCCAATTCTTCGAGAACATTATTTAGAAACCTTAAAAGACACTCCGTGGAAAAAATGTAGCTGCCCAATATGCCAAAAAATAGGGGTTGAAGTCATCATCTTTAGGGGGAATAATCGAAACAGACGACGTGGTTTTCATAATACTTGGATCTTTTATCAGATTTTCAAAAATCCAAATCGTTGGTTTGTAAGACTCGGTATTGAGCATGAGCTTCCAGAAATAGACTTATTGAATCTCAAAAAAGGAGAGCGTGTTTTAGTTATCACCTCATGCACTAAAGAAAAGCTTGGATACACTTCAAAGGTGAAAGCACCAGCCAAAAACATGTATAGAGGCTTACTATTTAAATTGGTGAAAGAGTTTTGTGAAGCAAACAATTTTGACTATGTCATAATAAGCGCTAAGTATGGGCTTCTATTCCCCGACGAAGAAATTGAGGGCTATGAAAAGGTTTTAAAGACAAGGAAGGACGTTGATGTCATCCGTCCCATAGTTGAGGAGCGTTTAAAGAAAATTTTGGACAAATATGAGAAGGTAGTTGTCATCGCAGGTACCAATTATTTAAAAACTTTGGAGAATGTTTTAGACGACAGGTTCTATCAAGTCAAAGGTAGGGGTTATGGAGATATTTGCAGCAAAGTTAAAAAGGCATTGGACACTGTCTTAACGAAAAAAAATCTACGAATTTATTTATGCTTCTTCAACAACAAAATAAGCTGGGGGTAA
- a CDS encoding DUF2791 family P-loop domain-containing protein, with product MSMENPYEKYFLLENPFPIVPIPEEQPEIFGANQNALERIIWQLNKVAKTNRPIHIVLVGPYGSGKTHLLRYLASQINRVIKGGLGAYVPHPGPDFISIYRRFVDNIGYERLKQLARAVDERKLKETIIYHDFVTALANLNDNNKTLEAWRWLTANTLTLEERRSLRVATSIEHEEDALNAFSALLKFLRSTGFKLICMLIDEFEEINSLVPLQKRRLFNDLRHLIDLNVSNFSLIIACTPHGWETIYEENAALVRRFSSNVVFLEPLEEKGAAELISSYLNKYRIHSKSFKAFLADNGYDNELSETYPFTKDAIKELCILSKGNTGEILKYSGIAIEMGLKEGHGILDGELVRNLVAKYYGKFVEDAAE from the coding sequence ATGAGCATGGAAAACCCTTATGAGAAATACTTTCTCTTGGAGAATCCTTTCCCGATCGTGCCTATACCTGAAGAACAGCCTGAAATCTTTGGCGCAAATCAAAATGCTCTTGAGCGGATAATTTGGCAGCTTAATAAAGTGGCGAAAACAAACAGGCCAATCCACATAGTATTGGTTGGACCCTATGGGTCGGGCAAAACGCACTTATTGAGGTATCTTGCCTCTCAGATAAACCGGGTTATAAAAGGTGGACTAGGGGCTTACGTACCACATCCAGGCCCAGACTTTATTAGCATATACAGAAGATTTGTCGACAATATAGGTTATGAGAGATTAAAGCAGCTGGCTAGAGCTGTTGACGAAAGGAAACTGAAAGAAACCATCATTTACCATGATTTTGTAACAGCTCTTGCAAATTTGAATGATAATAACAAAACTTTGGAGGCTTGGCGTTGGCTTACCGCAAACACTTTAACCCTTGAAGAGAGACGTTCCTTGCGGGTTGCCACGAGCATTGAACATGAAGAAGACGCGCTGAACGCTTTCTCCGCCCTGTTAAAGTTTCTACGGAGCACTGGCTTCAAACTGATATGCATGTTAATAGACGAGTTTGAGGAAATTAATTCTCTTGTACCGCTTCAGAAACGCCGCCTATTCAATGATTTAAGACATCTCATAGACCTGAACGTGTCTAATTTCAGCCTTATAATCGCCTGCACACCCCACGGATGGGAAACAATTTACGAAGAAAACGCAGCATTGGTAAGGCGCTTCTCATCGAACGTTGTCTTCCTCGAACCCCTCGAAGAAAAAGGGGCAGCAGAACTCATATCCAGCTACTTGAACAAGTACCGAATACACTCAAAGAGTTTCAAAGCGTTTCTTGCAGACAACGGTTATGACAATGAATTGTCGGAGACTTATCCCTTTACAAAGGATGCAATAAAAGAGCTTTGCATATTATCTAAGGGTAATACTGGTGAAATTTTAAAGTACAGCGGAATAGCCATCGAAATGGGCTTAAAAGAAGGTCATGGAATACTTGACGGTGAACTAGTACGTAATTTAGTTGCAAAATATTATGGAAAATTTGTAGAAGATGCAGCCGAATGA
- a CDS encoding CARDB domain-containing protein produces MGVDFMASSRQALTKLKAILLIDLMIVGLAAGGYYYIQTLLQTVVPPAGPKPAEFVIGNLTITPAEAEVNQPIIVKVDVTNIGEETGTCVLNLTINSVVEETRIIQLSGGNSTTVEFMVMKDTVGTYSVKIGDLTGTFKIVAPSPTPQPRPAEFIIYGLRIYPDEGWVNDTIQISFSVRNIGDESGSISLNLTISNSTTTIYLQTITVELSGGEVATETVTFKPNSTGTYYVTVKHLTGTFQIVPTGMHTLIINAGVINLEFKLDGETKKVPFSALVNVGEHVIEMPLTSPDGKAVFIRWEDGSTNPTRRINLQSRMSLYAYYSGGSSCPSLFIWNGTSYVYVAEISNHGWLGYMNYITNDPDWPIVYWRNNPWDYLKLDKSLLHLVNGTYYEMILSQRWNEIFYLDTAYLVIVDHPANVDVYSTGVEQYISPEYMGKIYTVSRKPMSPVAAYNEKGEDVLNCILYKDGIFTPGVNGLLSPSWDNITRNRLTIDLGNLSGAQQIKLIVTGKVDWGSPEDYTAWIEKFFAADVPNGTQITPPPYMEVMDKNGNWIMVPWERQFPLPPDVNPRTWVVDLTGLFPTDVNKYVIRINNFWNVTFDYIGIDITPQEEVMIREIYPYATLYQEFSSPSKASGNFTRYGDVTPLLLSYDDEFVIGRQGDSVRLLFPVGDLPPPAEGMERTFFLFVACWFKDENGNWGYGFDFTVDPLPFQNMSGFPYPLSKESYPYELHWRYIVEYNTRVVNP; encoded by the coding sequence ATGGGAGTTGATTTTATGGCATCATCCAGACAAGCGTTAACTAAGCTGAAAGCAATCCTCTTAATCGATTTAATGATTGTCGGCCTCGCTGCGGGAGGATACTATTACATTCAAACTCTCCTTCAAACGGTCGTACCTCCAGCAGGACCAAAGCCAGCTGAATTCGTTATTGGGAACTTAACAATCACTCCAGCTGAGGCAGAGGTGAATCAGCCGATAATTGTGAAAGTTGACGTTACTAACATAGGGGAGGAAACGGGGACTTGTGTTTTAAACCTCACCATTAACAGCGTTGTGGAGGAAACTAGAATCATTCAGCTTTCTGGTGGGAACTCTACAACTGTTGAGTTCATGGTTATGAAGGACACCGTGGGGACGTACTCTGTTAAAATAGGCGACTTAACCGGAACCTTCAAGATTGTTGCCCCTTCGCCAACGCCTCAACCTAGACCCGCCGAGTTCATCATATACGGCTTGAGAATTTATCCCGATGAGGGATGGGTTAATGATACAATTCAGATTTCCTTTTCCGTGCGTAATATCGGAGATGAAAGCGGCTCTATTTCGCTCAATTTAACTATTAGTAATTCCACAACCACCATATATCTGCAAACCATCACTGTCGAACTTTCCGGTGGAGAGGTCGCAACAGAAACTGTTACCTTTAAACCAAACAGCACTGGAACATACTACGTTACTGTAAAGCATCTGACCGGAACATTCCAAATTGTTCCAACAGGCATGCACACCCTCATCATAAACGCGGGCGTCATTAACTTAGAATTCAAACTAGACGGGGAAACCAAAAAGGTGCCTTTCTCTGCGCTGGTGAATGTAGGCGAACACGTCATAGAAATGCCGCTGACAAGTCCTGACGGCAAAGCCGTCTTTATAAGGTGGGAGGACGGATCCACAAATCCAACGAGGCGAATAAACCTCCAAAGCCGCATGTCCCTATATGCATATTACAGCGGCGGTTCTTCATGTCCATCGCTTTTCATATGGAATGGAACAAGCTACGTTTATGTGGCAGAAATCTCAAACCACGGCTGGCTAGGTTATATGAACTACATTACCAACGATCCAGACTGGCCCATTGTGTATTGGAGGAACAACCCTTGGGATTACCTAAAACTTGACAAAAGTTTACTGCACCTTGTCAACGGCACATATTACGAGATGATTCTATCTCAAAGGTGGAACGAAATATTCTACTTGGACACAGCTTATCTGGTTATTGTTGACCATCCGGCGAACGTGGACGTTTACTCAACCGGAGTTGAACAGTACATAAGCCCTGAGTATATGGGAAAAATATACACGGTAAGCAGAAAACCCATGTCGCCTGTTGCCGCATACAACGAGAAAGGCGAAGATGTCCTAAACTGCATACTTTACAAGGATGGAATTTTCACACCTGGAGTTAATGGTCTTTTAAGCCCATCATGGGACAACATCACGCGGAACAGGTTGACCATAGACCTCGGCAATCTTTCGGGAGCGCAGCAAATTAAATTAATAGTCACTGGAAAAGTCGATTGGGGCTCACCAGAAGATTACACGGCATGGATTGAAAAGTTCTTCGCCGCCGATGTGCCAAACGGCACGCAGATTACTCCACCGCCATACATGGAGGTCATGGATAAAAATGGAAACTGGATAATGGTTCCATGGGAGAGACAGTTTCCCCTACCGCCGGATGTGAATCCGAGAACATGGGTTGTTGATTTAACAGGGCTTTTCCCAACGGACGTCAATAAATACGTGATTAGGATAAACAACTTCTGGAATGTAACCTTCGACTACATCGGGATAGATATAACCCCACAAGAAGAGGTTATGATACGGGAAATTTATCCATACGCAACCCTCTACCAGGAGTTTAGTAGCCCATCAAAGGCTTCTGGAAACTTCACAAGATACGGCGATGTAACCCCGCTGCTGTTGAGCTACGACGACGAATTTGTTATCGGAAGACAAGGCGACTCTGTTCGCCTCCTATTTCCAGTAGGTGATCTTCCCCCACCAGCAGAGGGCATGGAAAGAACCTTCTTCCTCTTTGTGGCATGCTGGTTTAAGGATGAAAATGGAAACTGGGGCTACGGCTTTGATTTCACCGTTGATCCGCTGCCCTTCCAAAACATGAGCGGCTTCCCATACCCGCTAAGTAAGGAAAGCTACCCATACGAGCTGCACTGGAGATACATAGTCGAATACAACACAAGAGTGGTAAACCCATAG
- a CDS encoding AbrB/MazE/SpoVT family DNA-binding domain-containing protein, with the protein MKNPTPLGSSKIGARGQITIPKKAREKFNLKTGDIVIFVEEEGKLVIKKEI; encoded by the coding sequence ATGAAAAATCCTACACCTCTAGGCTCCTCTAAAATTGGAGCCCGTGGTCAAATAACAATACCGAAGAAAGCAAGAGAAAAGTTTAACCTTAAAACAGGTGATATAGTAATTTTCGTTGAAGAAGAAGGAAAACTGGTCATTAAAAAAGAAATTTGA
- a CDS encoding tRNA-guanine transglycosylase, producing MKIFISWSPVPPDPPYWKWLKLDGIVVSIALLKQENLLERATICGLHELLEFDGTIFLDSGSYEDFIADKKLRPNTPEELLSLAGWLGVDLVAHSDMPFVGKNKALPEEEKWRLLEQNILNAKIAYNWSKSRNYRPQIVYVIQGWNRESLLYCSEALAKLNANYYALGSLLGLQPDEIISRVHLVRNVIGDKPKLHLFAVSNPLVVNRVKTLIDSIDSSTASISGAMKEVMTPSGNRKNINKMFERMNCDCPVCRKYGGAIILHGKKGMQNFYNQLRKVHNAYQLIKKIQRCSVSHEV from the coding sequence ATGAAGATATTCATAAGTTGGAGCCCGGTGCCACCAGATCCACCATACTGGAAATGGCTAAAATTAGATGGAATAGTTGTTTCGATAGCTCTTCTGAAACAGGAAAACCTTCTTGAACGCGCTACCATATGCGGTCTTCACGAGCTGCTTGAATTTGACGGAACAATCTTTCTTGACTCTGGAAGCTATGAAGATTTTATTGCGGACAAGAAACTGAGGCCTAATACTCCAGAAGAGCTATTGTCCCTTGCAGGGTGGTTGGGTGTCGATTTGGTAGCACATTCTGACATGCCCTTCGTCGGGAAAAATAAGGCCTTGCCTGAAGAGGAGAAGTGGCGACTTTTAGAACAGAACATCTTAAACGCAAAAATAGCCTATAACTGGTCTAAATCAAGGAACTACCGTCCCCAAATAGTTTATGTTATTCAAGGATGGAACCGAGAAAGCCTACTTTACTGTAGTGAAGCCCTGGCAAAATTAAATGCAAACTATTATGCGTTAGGCTCGTTGCTTGGACTACAACCAGACGAAATCATAAGTCGAGTTCACCTAGTTAGAAACGTAATTGGAGATAAGCCAAAACTTCATCTGTTTGCGGTTTCAAATCCGCTGGTAGTAAATAGAGTCAAAACATTGATAGACTCAATAGATTCCTCCACCGCCAGTATATCTGGGGCCATGAAAGAGGTTATGACACCCTCTGGCAATCGAAAAAACATTAACAAGATGTTTGAACGAATGAATTGCGATTGCCCTGTATGCCGGAAATATGGTGGGGCAATAATTTTACATGGCAAAAAGGGAATGCAAAATTTCTACAATCAGTTGAGGAAAGTTCATAACGCATATCAGCTGATCAAGAAAATTCAAAGGTGTTCTGTTAGTCATGAGGTGTGA
- a CDS encoding nucleotide pyrophosphohydrolase — translation MVLTLKESQKKVDEWIQQFEEGYWPPLAMFASLVEEVGELGREINNIERYKIKRKAQTSALDVEIGDVLFSLICIANYFKIDMEDAFLKTLEKYTKRDSQRWTPKKR, via the coding sequence TTGGTTTTAACTTTGAAGGAATCGCAGAAAAAAGTAGACGAATGGATTCAACAATTTGAAGAAGGCTATTGGCCTCCTCTCGCCATGTTTGCAAGTTTGGTTGAAGAGGTTGGCGAGTTAGGAAGAGAAATCAACAACATAGAACGCTACAAAATAAAGCGTAAGGCACAGACTTCAGCATTAGACGTTGAGATTGGAGACGTTCTTTTTAGCCTTATATGCATTGCAAACTACTTTAAAATAGATATGGAAGACGCTTTCCTAAAGACTTTAGAAAAATATACTAAACGAGACTCACAAAGGTGGACTCCTAAAAAACGCTGA